A window from candidate division WOR-3 bacterium encodes these proteins:
- the pstS gene encoding phosphate ABC transporter substrate-binding protein PstS: protein MVKKFLTLLFAGSVVLTSAISAVDLKAAGASFPYPFYAKAFDTYHSLTGNQVNYNPVGSGGGINQLIEKTVDFAGSDAPMKDSEIEKAGGNVLHIPTCLGAVVITYNLPGNPNLKLTSEVIAQIFLGEITKWNDPAIQTINSGVELPNTEIVVVHRADGSGTTYIFSDYLTKVSTDWASRVGCGKSLDWPVGLAGNQNPGVAGLVQSTPGSIGYVELIYALSNDMPVATIQNKSGRYVYPSIETVSAAANVDMPPDMKVSITDTEAEEGYPISGFTWILLYQEQNYSGRSMETARETVNLIWWMIHDGQSHAEPLLYAPLPQSAVRKAEDLLKSVTFNGAKIL, encoded by the coding sequence ATTGTGAAGAAATTTTTGACATTGTTATTTGCTGGAAGCGTTGTTTTGACTTCGGCTATTTCAGCGGTGGATTTAAAAGCTGCTGGAGCGTCATTCCCTTATCCTTTTTACGCCAAAGCTTTTGACACTTACCATTCTCTTACCGGCAATCAGGTAAACTACAATCCCGTAGGTTCGGGAGGCGGCATAAACCAACTGATTGAAAAGACCGTAGATTTTGCCGGGTCGGATGCACCGATGAAGGATTCAGAAATTGAAAAAGCCGGCGGAAACGTACTTCATATACCGACTTGTCTCGGAGCTGTAGTCATAACATATAACCTTCCTGGCAATCCCAACCTTAAACTGACCTCCGAAGTGATAGCCCAGATATTTCTCGGTGAAATAACAAAATGGAACGACCCCGCAATTCAAACCATAAACTCTGGCGTAGAACTTCCAAACACCGAAATAGTCGTAGTACACAGAGCGGATGGAAGCGGAACCACATACATTTTCAGCGATTACCTGACAAAAGTCAGCACAGACTGGGCGTCAAGAGTCGGTTGCGGAAAATCGTTGGATTGGCCGGTTGGTCTCGCCGGAAATCAAAACCCAGGCGTTGCGGGTCTGGTTCAGTCCACTCCAGGTTCCATTGGCTACGTAGAATTGATATACGCGCTTTCAAACGACATGCCTGTCGCCACAATTCAAAACAAAAGCGGAAGGTATGTATACCCCAGTATTGAAACGGTGAGCGCCGCCGCCAACGTAGATATGCCGCCCGACATGAAAGTCTCCATCACAGACACAGAAGCCGAAGAAGGATATCCTATAAGCGGTTTCACATGGATACTTCTATACCAGGAACAGAATTACTCCGGCAGATCAATGGAGACTGCGAGAGAAACAGTAAATTTGATCTGGTGGATGATACACGACGGTCAGAGCCACGCGGAACCCCTCCTGTACGCGCCTCTGCCACAGAGCGCCGTTAGAAAAGCCGAGGACCTTCTCAAATCAGTCACTTTCAACGGCGCTAAAATTCTCTGA
- a CDS encoding helix-turn-helix transcriptional regulator has translation MINKIKLFRLIKDDMTQRELAEKAGVTRQTIIAIEKGSFNPSVKLALKISKILEADVESLFFLEEND, from the coding sequence ATGATAAACAAAATAAAGCTTTTTCGATTGATAAAAGACGACATGACACAAAGAGAATTAGCAGAAAAAGCCGGGGTGACAAGACAGACGATTATAGCAATAGAAAAGGGCTCCTTTAATCCATCTGTAAAACTCGCTCTGAAGATATCAAAAATTTTAGAGGCTGATGTAGAATCCCTTTTTTTTCTTGAAGAAAATGATTAA